Proteins encoded in a region of the Mycolicibacterium chitae genome:
- a CDS encoding DUF3054 domain-containing protein has protein sequence MNPRHVAAAAAADTAAILAFCALGRRSHDEGVHVAGLSKTAWPFLSGTAVGWLLSRGWRAPGALRPTGLVVWLSTVIVGMVLRKVSSATVAAPFVAVTSAVTAVLLLGWRAATGVR, from the coding sequence GTGAACCCCCGCCATGTCGCGGCCGCGGCGGCCGCCGACACCGCAGCCATCCTGGCGTTCTGCGCGCTGGGTCGGCGCAGCCACGACGAGGGCGTGCACGTCGCCGGCCTCAGCAAGACCGCCTGGCCGTTCCTCAGCGGCACCGCCGTGGGCTGGTTGCTGTCGCGCGGTTGGCGGGCGCCGGGCGCCCTGCGGCCGACGGGCCTGGTGGTATGGCTGTCGACGGTGATCGTCGGAATGGTGCTGCGCAAGGTCAGTTCCGCCACCGTCGCGGCGCCGTTCGTCGCGGTCACCTCCGCGGTGACGGCGGTGCTGCTGCTCGGGTGGCGCGCCGCTACTGGCGTTCGCTGA
- a CDS encoding sensor histidine kinase yields MRAVFARWWPRLRASLRVRVAIAAAIAAAAVVAALMVLTSIALAGNDAEQLDRRLDAIVDASTEVGAPGNAVLSTGRSLSTGQVIFQRGLQLPKLPPGTETVTVNGVDYRVRTLPIEPQGVMMSVGIRADSILLSRARVPMYIGIGVLALLIALSLGWLLGGAATRPLRKLTEQTRRLGQGGSDRIDPVRGVKEAEDLSEAMIDTLRRLAAAQEATSRSLQAAQDFAANAAHELRTPLTAMRADLDTLRIHDLPAEERAEVVADLSRAQRRIEATITALGQLASGELAQDEDRELVDLEELLYRVLRENARPGGPEIEVRCEFATPAEGVILAWPGGLRLAVDNLVRNSVLHGRATRVVLTARREGNRMEIIVDDNGRGLPEEEHDAVLGRFVRGSTAASGGSGLGLALVAQQAELHGGRVELADGPLGGLRVILTLVSERQ; encoded by the coding sequence CGCCGCCGTGGTGGCCGCGCTGATGGTGTTGACCTCGATCGCGTTGGCGGGCAACGACGCCGAGCAGCTGGACCGCCGCCTGGATGCCATCGTCGACGCCAGCACCGAGGTCGGCGCCCCCGGCAACGCGGTGCTGTCCACCGGCCGGTCGCTGAGCACCGGCCAGGTGATCTTCCAGCGCGGGCTGCAACTGCCCAAACTGCCACCCGGCACCGAGACGGTGACGGTCAACGGCGTCGACTACCGGGTCCGCACCCTCCCGATCGAGCCGCAGGGCGTCATGATGTCGGTCGGCATCCGCGCCGACAGCATCCTGCTCAGCCGGGCCCGCGTGCCGATGTACATCGGGATCGGCGTGCTGGCCCTGCTCATCGCGCTGAGTCTGGGCTGGCTGCTCGGCGGCGCGGCGACCCGCCCGCTGCGCAAGCTGACCGAGCAGACCCGCCGGCTGGGCCAGGGCGGCTCGGATCGGATCGACCCGGTGCGCGGGGTCAAGGAGGCCGAGGACCTGTCCGAGGCCATGATCGACACGCTGCGCCGGCTCGCCGCCGCGCAGGAGGCCACCTCCCGCTCGCTGCAGGCGGCCCAGGATTTCGCGGCCAACGCCGCCCACGAGTTGCGGACCCCGCTGACCGCCATGCGCGCCGACCTGGACACCCTGCGCATCCACGACCTGCCCGCCGAGGAGCGCGCCGAGGTGGTCGCCGACCTGTCCCGCGCGCAGCGACGGATCGAGGCCACCATCACCGCCCTGGGGCAGTTGGCGTCCGGGGAGCTGGCCCAGGACGAGGACCGCGAACTCGTCGACCTCGAGGAATTGCTGTACCGGGTGCTGCGCGAGAACGCCCGCCCCGGCGGACCCGAGATCGAGGTGCGCTGCGAATTCGCCACGCCCGCAGAGGGAGTCATCCTGGCCTGGCCGGGCGGCCTGCGCCTGGCGGTCGACAACCTGGTGCGCAACTCGGTGCTGCACGGACGGGCCACCCGCGTAGTGCTGACCGCGCGGCGCGAGGGCAACCGGATGGAGATCATCGTCGACGACAACGGCCGCGGACTGCCCGAGGAGGAACACGATGCGGTGCTGGGCCGGTTCGTGCGCGGCAGCACCGCGGCTTCCGGCGGCTCCGGGCTGGGCCTGGCGCTGGTGGCGCAGCAGGCCGAGTTGCACGGCGGCCGGGTCGAGTTGGCCGACGGCCCGCTGGGCGGACTGAGGGTGATCCTGACGCTGGTCAGCGAACGCCAGTAG